The following are encoded in a window of Deltaproteobacteria bacterium genomic DNA:
- a CDS encoding DNA topoisomerase VI subunit B, with protein MSKITKSSTAEYFAKNLQQVGFSSPLKAVLTTLKEAVDNSLDACEQEGILPEISLEITKIGTGSTKNTDLIRIVVEDNGPGIEPDDLAKVFGEYLASSKFGKGQCSRGQQGIGISAATTWAQMTNARGVVVVSKTKNMRKAIKAQVDVDIKSNTGLIKNKESIDWNKPNGVRVEFAMDGRIQLNGDGGLITYIEGTVLVNPHLTIKYKLLDNDWVSIERVTTEVPEVPMATLPHPHTFKLGEFITYATLFGKMTLSKFLKTGFSRVSDQSLSDFVSKGLPKNLLEKSISSLSEDSFKLIFTAIQNSELMAPSTKSVLTVGEEALSKSILRLGKVDFFSVVTRKPQICDFKPVVVEVALARFIDRVGDMDTPVQLLRFANRVPLQFDKSGCAITGAIESVNWKSYGLQQPKDSLPIGPYIFAVSVVSPFIKFKNASKETIDASEELVDEIRKAAQQAGQKLSRHINKEFKEADLERKLAHIEQFGPILVEKLAVITGASEARRKRAEEGLRKILGRDSQEAIEELEVAQTKLKAQKQKEAKLTGGDDEGNPEGSEQLMFSEENIDAGTTKSTGTQASTTKTTATSATTTATTATTATVATVATTTQTTAKK; from the coding sequence GTGAGTAAAATTACTAAAAGCAGTACCGCCGAGTACTTTGCTAAGAACTTGCAGCAAGTGGGCTTTTCATCGCCCTTAAAGGCCGTTTTAACAACCCTCAAAGAGGCTGTAGATAACTCCTTAGATGCCTGCGAACAAGAGGGAATATTGCCTGAGATCTCCTTAGAGATTACTAAAATAGGAACGGGATCTACAAAAAATACGGATTTAATCAGGATCGTTGTCGAGGACAATGGACCAGGGATTGAGCCCGATGATCTAGCTAAGGTTTTTGGTGAGTATTTAGCTTCTTCCAAATTTGGAAAAGGGCAATGTTCCCGAGGTCAACAGGGTATTGGAATATCCGCAGCGACAACTTGGGCTCAAATGACCAATGCCCGTGGGGTTGTTGTTGTTTCAAAAACTAAAAATATGAGAAAAGCCATCAAGGCCCAAGTTGATGTGGATATCAAATCAAATACGGGATTGATAAAAAATAAAGAGAGCATTGATTGGAATAAGCCCAATGGCGTTCGTGTTGAGTTTGCAATGGATGGTAGAATCCAGCTTAATGGGGATGGAGGTTTGATAACTTATATCGAGGGAACGGTGTTGGTGAACCCTCATCTAACGATAAAATACAAATTATTAGATAACGATTGGGTGAGCATTGAACGTGTGACGACAGAGGTGCCCGAAGTTCCCATGGCCACCTTGCCCCATCCACATACTTTTAAATTGGGCGAGTTTATCACCTACGCCACTCTTTTTGGGAAAATGACCCTATCCAAGTTTTTAAAGACCGGATTTTCGCGAGTCTCAGATCAGAGTTTATCTGATTTTGTGAGCAAGGGCTTGCCTAAGAATTTACTTGAAAAATCAATTTCATCTTTGTCTGAAGATAGCTTTAAATTGATTTTTACAGCGATTCAAAATTCCGAGCTCATGGCTCCATCGACGAAATCAGTATTAACGGTTGGGGAAGAGGCCTTATCTAAAAGTATATTAAGATTGGGAAAGGTTGACTTTTTTTCGGTGGTTACGAGGAAACCGCAAATTTGTGATTTTAAACCCGTCGTGGTAGAGGTTGCCCTCGCTCGATTTATTGATCGAGTCGGGGATATGGACACTCCGGTTCAGCTATTGAGATTTGCAAACCGAGTTCCTTTGCAATTTGATAAGTCAGGATGTGCGATCACAGGCGCTATCGAATCAGTTAATTGGAAATCCTATGGATTGCAGCAACCTAAAGATTCTTTACCCATTGGACCTTATATTTTTGCAGTGAGTGTGGTTTCGCCATTTATTAAATTTAAAAATGCCTCAAAAGAAACTATAGATGCTTCTGAAGAACTTGTGGATGAAATCAGAAAGGCGGCGCAACAGGCAGGCCAGAAATTATCTCGGCATATCAATAAAGAATTTAAAGAAGCCGATCTGGAAAGAAAGTTGGCTCATATCGAGCAATTTGGTCCGATTCTTGTTGAGAAATTGGCCGTGATCACTGGCGCCAGTGAAGCGAGAAGAAAAAGAGCTGAAGAGGGTTTAAGAAAAATTTTAGGTAGGGACTCTCAAGAGGCCATCGAAGAACTTGAAGTGGCACAGACAAAATTAAAAGCTCAGAAGCAAAAGGAAGCTAAATTAACCGGTGGAGACGACGAAGGTAACCCAGAAGGCAGCGAACAATTAATGTTTTCCGAAGAAAACATAGATGCTGGCACTACGAAATCTACGGGCACCCAAGCGAGTACCACAAAAACTACCGCAACCTCAGCAACAACGACGGCAACCACAGCGACGACGGCGACAGTGGCGACAGTGGCGACGACAACTCAAACAACGGCGAAGAAGTAA
- a CDS encoding LysR family transcriptional regulator: MMNLYQLTTFVTVISEGSMTAAADKLFLTQPAVSQQIRNLEEELGVELLVRGVRQIKPTPQGEILYEHSRKILHHVQQAEIAIRSMGAELKGNLVIGSLNSLGLHMMSPIIGRLLRHNPDLMVKIDYNKGEELLRSFQRGSIDVIILPEVKKEFNVNMDSDVEAKFLNKEEMWLVSSGKGSNIPQQMTISELCDYPIVHFSGEYPYFDALLTQKMMASGKKLSVIFESSNVGTLKRVIESGIGLGFLPAHSVKKQVRSGRMNRIHIKDLSYEMDLVYYYKKNSTNKILIETFYQALSQQEKG, from the coding sequence ATGATGAATTTATATCAACTTACCACCTTTGTAACTGTTATAAGTGAAGGCAGTATGACAGCAGCTGCTGACAAACTTTTCCTCACTCAGCCAGCAGTTAGTCAGCAGATTAGAAATCTGGAAGAAGAATTAGGGGTCGAATTGCTTGTGCGAGGTGTTAGGCAAATCAAGCCAACCCCACAGGGGGAAATTCTTTATGAACATTCTCGAAAGATTCTTCACCATGTCCAACAAGCTGAAATTGCCATTAGGTCTATGGGTGCCGAGCTAAAGGGAAACTTAGTTATTGGTAGCTTAAACTCTCTGGGGCTTCACATGATGAGTCCCATTATAGGAAGACTTTTAAGGCATAACCCAGATCTGATGGTTAAAATTGATTACAATAAAGGTGAGGAGTTGTTGAGATCCTTTCAACGGGGATCGATCGATGTGATTATCCTACCTGAGGTGAAAAAAGAATTTAATGTTAACATGGACAGTGATGTTGAGGCCAAGTTTTTGAATAAAGAAGAAATGTGGTTAGTTTCTTCAGGAAAAGGTTCCAATATCCCACAGCAAATGACTATTTCTGAACTTTGTGATTATCCTATTGTTCATTTTTCAGGTGAATATCCTTATTTTGATGCCTTGTTAACTCAGAAGATGATGGCCTCTGGAAAGAAACTTTCAGTGATCTTTGAATCTTCAAACGTAGGAACTCTGAAGAGAGTCATCGAATCAGGAATTGGATTAGGATTCTTACCAGCTCATAGTGTGAAAAAACAGGTACGTTCAGGACGGATGAATCGGATTCATATTAAAGATTTAAGCTATGAAATGGATTTGGTTTATTACTACAAAAAAAATTCTACGAATAAAATATTGATCGAAACTTTTTATCAGGCACTATCTCAACAAGAAAAAGGATAA
- a CDS encoding HNH endonuclease codes for MEYFEKASEEHQKREKAKAYELKKSQWWKQQVGPGICYYCKKKVSPKLITMDHVIPISRGGKSTKKNCVPCCKDCNSSKSHKTSFEITLEEMKRSLK; via the coding sequence ATGGAATATTTTGAAAAGGCGTCGGAAGAACATCAGAAAAGGGAAAAAGCAAAAGCCTACGAGCTGAAGAAAAGTCAGTGGTGGAAACAACAAGTAGGTCCAGGAATTTGTTATTATTGCAAAAAAAAAGTTTCTCCAAAACTGATCACTATGGATCATGTGATTCCCATTTCTCGTGGTGGAAAATCAACCAAAAAAAACTGCGTGCCATGTTGTAAAGATTGTAATTCGAGTAAGAGTCATAAGACGAGTTTTGAGATCACGTTGGAAGAAATGAAACGGTCATTAAAGTAG
- a CDS encoding DNA topoisomerase VI, protein MATGLIRVRDLKINIPKEAQILADKMLRDLENSKRPYLEAVKTSLDNSFYNSKVGYLTPGDKRVRTELNVSSVQKLARVVFMLEILLRNLDIGAVNTKRELYYICKGLIKGDKKYKPLDFEDQTESDSIIDFIGDMMQIYREELNCFANDRGGQTYSNQLIVEEVMPDGSKATIDLSSLGTSPYLPKNKPQSLKLRARKKIDFALIVESEGTANTLHTMGFTRRNNCILIGAQGVPSNGVRGWCKLIQDELEVPMYFFGDLDAYTLQNIFRTLKAGSAASLIRNADFSAPEVKFLGVLPEDVKKYDLFCYNVKESDPVEARALKKAKDALENDPFFTDRKNKGLSDILKWLMSAKIRCEQQSFFSVDPKDPIKTEKIILEKIKNRSYV, encoded by the coding sequence ATGGCAACAGGTTTAATTAGAGTTCGAGATTTAAAGATAAATATTCCCAAGGAAGCCCAAATTCTTGCCGACAAAATGCTTCGCGATTTGGAAAATTCAAAGAGACCTTATTTGGAGGCGGTGAAGACATCGTTAGATAATTCCTTTTACAATTCCAAGGTAGGTTATCTAACTCCAGGTGATAAACGTGTTCGAACCGAATTAAATGTTTCCTCCGTACAAAAGTTAGCACGCGTTGTTTTTATGTTGGAAATTTTATTAAGAAATTTAGATATTGGCGCCGTGAATACTAAAAGAGAATTGTACTATATCTGTAAAGGTTTAATTAAAGGGGATAAGAAATATAAACCCTTAGATTTTGAAGACCAAACAGAGTCCGATTCTATTATCGATTTTATTGGTGATATGATGCAAATTTACCGTGAAGAGCTGAACTGTTTTGCCAATGACCGCGGTGGGCAAACTTACTCCAATCAACTGATTGTGGAAGAAGTGATGCCTGATGGCTCAAAGGCAACTATTGATTTATCAAGCCTAGGTACTTCTCCGTATTTACCCAAAAACAAACCTCAATCTTTAAAACTGCGCGCCCGTAAGAAGATCGATTTTGCCTTGATTGTCGAATCAGAAGGTACCGCGAATACCTTGCACACCATGGGTTTCACGCGACGTAACAATTGTATATTGATTGGCGCTCAGGGGGTTCCCTCCAACGGAGTGCGGGGTTGGTGTAAACTGATCCAAGACGAGTTGGAAGTACCCATGTACTTTTTTGGGGATCTGGATGCCTACACTCTGCAAAATATTTTTAGAACCTTGAAGGCGGGATCAGCAGCCTCTCTTATTCGAAATGCCGATTTTTCTGCACCTGAAGTGAAGTTCCTTGGAGTGTTGCCAGAGGATGTCAAAAAATATGATTTATTTTGTTACAATGTAAAGGAATCAGATCCTGTCGAAGCTAGGGCTTTGAAAAAAGCTAAGGATGCTTTAGAAAATGACCCCTTCTTTACTGACCGAAAAAATAAGGGGCTTTCTGATATTTTAAAATGGTTGATGAGTGCAAAAATTCGTTGTGAACAACAAAGTTTTTTTTCGGTGGACCCTAAAGATCCCATTAAAACGGAAAAGATCATTTTGGAAAAGATAAAAAATAGATCCTATGTTTAA
- a CDS encoding TonB family protein: MTVPFWKGSLNWKSPLTLSLVIHFSFVILLVGLNLKPTIKKISVPFEVYDSPKVVSKTLNLETPKTQKAKPPPPNLDTKPVFGVSRKAISTTTSSETTAEVKLGNTIAKEQDNLSLDPKDQDSIPIPADDYLVSSMPQLVSEVRIPYPEAAKKAGVEGPVNMDLLIDDQGQVRQVILINGPGFGLNEAALSAIKNFRFRPAKIKDQSVAVRIRYTYRFILENR, encoded by the coding sequence ATGACTGTTCCATTTTGGAAAGGTTCTCTGAATTGGAAAAGTCCGCTGACTCTTTCATTGGTTATTCATTTTAGTTTTGTTATCTTGCTCGTTGGCTTAAATTTAAAACCCACCATCAAAAAAATTTCTGTCCCGTTTGAAGTTTATGATTCACCAAAAGTCGTTTCCAAAACCTTAAATTTAGAAACTCCTAAAACTCAAAAAGCTAAACCACCTCCACCGAATTTGGATACCAAGCCTGTTTTTGGGGTTTCCAGGAAAGCGATATCGACAACGACGAGTTCAGAAACCACTGCCGAAGTTAAATTAGGAAATACGATAGCTAAAGAACAAGATAATTTAAGTCTGGATCCAAAAGACCAAGATTCTATACCTATTCCTGCCGATGATTACCTCGTTTCCAGCATGCCCCAATTGGTTTCTGAAGTCAGAATTCCCTATCCTGAAGCTGCAAAAAAAGCTGGAGTTGAAGGACCTGTGAACATGGACCTCCTCATCGATGACCAGGGGCAAGTTAGACAAGTCATCTTGATTAATGGACCTGGATTTGGTTTAAATGAGGCGGCTCTATCGGCAATTAAAAACTTTCGTTTTAGACCCGCAAAAATAAAGGATCAGTCTGTTGCTGTTAGAATTCGTTACACTTATAGATTTATTTTGGAGAATAGATAA
- a CDS encoding Crp/Fnr family transcriptional regulator yields MNQKVYKKGEFIFKESDKITNVVFVQSGSVNVCLLRGKKTLDIYQVGSQSILGESFFNGQTTHIYSAQARAETKTLEVPIDTIKAQFEAGPQLFKMAIKSLTDRLKSSFMEIKSLRLEKDAQPCAEDQVAKVFGSIFHTINHKGTKRKDGQFEVSWQMLRQYSQRVFGESFKRLEQACNLLVKLKMASYEIGKPPESPEGPDEIQNFIVSDLLPIESFFEFYQYYYFKNGKTEMLKPDDFTMSLVEVFLNIAKTKEADRFGVVSLEFSPLMDLVKDETGIQLNNDHFARLEQKGCMTKRRTVANVVKLEFEVKELSNLLFAWKILKEIEKWNEKGFVDPNEKIEKIEKKLKKLEGQCPQCSAGTAPQQKFCVECGHQLIPAKAG; encoded by the coding sequence ATGAATCAGAAAGTATATAAAAAAGGCGAGTTTATCTTTAAAGAGTCGGACAAAATTACCAACGTTGTCTTTGTTCAATCAGGGAGCGTCAATGTTTGTCTCTTAAGAGGGAAAAAAACTCTAGATATCTACCAAGTAGGTTCGCAATCAATTCTGGGAGAATCCTTTTTTAATGGACAAACAACACATATTTATTCCGCTCAAGCCAGGGCTGAAACCAAAACTCTTGAAGTTCCAATTGACACGATTAAAGCTCAATTCGAGGCAGGACCCCAATTATTTAAAATGGCAATAAAGAGTCTTACCGACAGACTCAAGTCTTCCTTTATGGAAATAAAATCCTTACGTTTAGAAAAAGATGCTCAACCCTGCGCTGAAGATCAAGTGGCTAAGGTTTTTGGTTCGATTTTTCATACCATAAATCACAAAGGCACTAAAAGAAAAGATGGACAGTTTGAGGTCTCTTGGCAAATGCTTCGCCAATATAGCCAGCGTGTTTTTGGAGAATCCTTTAAACGACTGGAACAAGCCTGTAATCTTTTAGTCAAACTTAAAATGGCCAGTTATGAGATTGGAAAACCTCCAGAGAGTCCAGAAGGACCTGATGAAATTCAAAATTTTATTGTCTCTGATCTATTACCGATTGAAAGTTTTTTTGAATTTTACCAATATTACTATTTTAAAAATGGTAAAACTGAAATGCTAAAACCAGATGACTTCACGATGTCCTTGGTCGAAGTATTTCTAAACATTGCAAAAACTAAAGAAGCGGATCGTTTTGGTGTTGTTAGTTTAGAATTCTCTCCCCTAATGGATTTAGTCAAAGATGAGACCGGAATCCAGTTAAATAATGACCATTTCGCAAGGCTTGAGCAAAAAGGCTGCATGACTAAAAGACGAACCGTTGCGAATGTGGTTAAGCTTGAGTTCGAAGTTAAAGAATTATCAAATTTACTCTTCGCTTGGAAAATATTAAAGGAAATAGAAAAGTGGAATGAGAAAGGTTTTGTCGACCCCAATGAGAAGATAGAAAAAATAGAAAAGAAACTCAAAAAACTAGAGGGGCAATGCCCCCAATGCTCTGCGGGCACGGCACCTCAACAGAAATTTTGCGTCGAATGTGGCCATCAACTTATTCCCGCTAAGGCTGGTTGA
- a CDS encoding TonB-dependent receptor, whose protein sequence is MKKTLLIFLYFIFFFFNISSAEESTLKNESLKFHGVLIEKGTNNPLKEVSVFLLPLKLKTVTDTQGRFKFDIPRDSNSQSITNTHSQSKTEDDYQLVVNVSGYKKFERVLDSSDSDTSLKLFIEKESYLGFETRVIGQKQKRDQTQKTLTQEQFLAMPGSGGDPIKAVQNLPGVNRVQGFSSQVVIQGGEPKDTSYSLEGHEIPIVFHFGGLSSVVMPEALEQVDYLSAGYGAENSRATGGIINLKTKIPNSGDRSKKSFFFADNLKIGGLYESTVDPETSYLISARASYIGLFLQQVAKNQEDANLTVAPEFYDVTGVYHKKINSKDEFNLVSVASRDILSFVLKEPVKTDPSFRGTFYNETQFYRFIPSWSRKLEDNNSLKFSAGLGQNQVLIDLGQQYFNLQSDILSLRGEYEHSFNSDWISQWGVDNIYGQAKVKIKLVQPRSEGGVSNPFASSEVKERNITGKISNIGIYNRHEINSGQWTYVPGLRVDKFTLTKETFLSPRLAAKWKIQEDLLLKAASGLYFQPPEPQEQDQSFGNPDIKSPRAIHTSLGFEKDFRKNAKDGFTWQTQFFDKWLDRLVIQSYAKVEREGILYSENYNNQGAGRSYGIENQLKWNDDTWDLWLSYTWSESFRWNPLVASYKHAYDQTHNLNLVTSKKLGNNWKISNRFRYVTGNPLTPVVSGTFDTDNDVYIPTRGSLYSERYKDFYQLDLRVDKKWILNEEIWTLYLDIQNILNTKNPESIEYSYNYSQKEFITGLPLLPAFGIKGEF, encoded by the coding sequence ATGAAAAAAACTTTACTAATATTTTTATATTTTATATTCTTTTTTTTCAACATTTCATCTGCCGAGGAGTCCACTCTTAAAAATGAGTCACTAAAATTCCATGGTGTTTTAATTGAAAAAGGAACAAATAACCCACTAAAAGAAGTTTCTGTATTCTTACTCCCTTTAAAACTTAAAACAGTGACCGATACCCAGGGTCGTTTTAAATTCGATATTCCTAGGGATTCTAACTCCCAATCTATTACAAACACTCATTCTCAAAGTAAAACTGAAGATGACTATCAACTTGTTGTCAACGTCAGTGGTTATAAAAAATTTGAACGGGTCCTAGATAGCTCCGACTCAGACACCTCTTTAAAATTATTCATTGAAAAAGAATCTTATTTGGGATTTGAAACCAGGGTGATAGGGCAAAAACAAAAAAGAGACCAGACTCAAAAAACCCTCACCCAGGAACAATTTCTGGCGATGCCTGGCAGTGGAGGCGATCCCATCAAAGCGGTTCAAAATTTGCCCGGTGTTAACAGAGTTCAAGGGTTTTCCTCCCAGGTCGTCATCCAAGGAGGCGAACCGAAAGATACTTCCTATTCTTTGGAGGGGCATGAAATACCTATCGTTTTTCACTTCGGAGGCTTATCTTCGGTTGTCATGCCGGAAGCCTTAGAACAAGTTGATTATTTATCTGCTGGTTATGGCGCTGAAAACTCGAGGGCTACCGGTGGAATTATCAATTTAAAAACCAAAATCCCCAATTCTGGAGATCGTTCTAAAAAATCTTTTTTCTTTGCGGATAACCTTAAGATTGGCGGACTTTATGAAAGTACGGTGGATCCTGAGACCTCTTATTTGATCAGCGCGAGAGCCAGTTACATTGGTCTTTTTCTTCAACAAGTTGCCAAAAATCAAGAAGACGCCAATTTAACTGTAGCTCCTGAATTTTACGATGTTACCGGAGTCTATCATAAAAAAATTAATTCAAAGGATGAGTTTAATTTGGTCAGTGTCGCTTCCAGAGACATTTTGTCCTTTGTATTAAAAGAGCCTGTCAAAACGGACCCATCCTTTCGCGGAACTTTTTACAATGAAACGCAGTTTTATCGTTTCATTCCTAGTTGGTCGCGAAAATTAGAAGACAATAATTCCCTAAAATTCTCCGCAGGACTGGGTCAGAATCAAGTCCTCATTGATCTGGGACAACAATATTTCAACTTGCAATCTGATATTTTAAGTTTGCGAGGTGAGTACGAGCATTCTTTCAACTCTGATTGGATTTCTCAATGGGGAGTGGACAACATCTATGGCCAAGCCAAGGTAAAAATAAAACTGGTTCAGCCTCGAAGCGAGGGAGGAGTGAGCAATCCATTTGCTTCCAGCGAGGTGAAAGAACGAAATATCACCGGGAAAATTAGCAATATTGGAATCTACAACCGTCATGAAATCAATTCGGGTCAATGGACTTATGTTCCGGGACTGCGCGTAGATAAGTTTACCCTCACCAAGGAAACCTTTCTATCTCCTAGATTGGCGGCAAAATGGAAAATCCAAGAGGATCTACTTCTCAAAGCTGCAAGCGGCCTTTATTTTCAACCACCTGAACCCCAAGAACAGGATCAGAGCTTTGGAAACCCAGACATCAAGTCCCCCAGAGCTATTCATACCAGCCTCGGTTTTGAAAAAGACTTCAGAAAAAATGCGAAGGATGGCTTTACCTGGCAAACTCAATTTTTTGATAAGTGGCTGGATCGCTTAGTGATCCAATCCTATGCGAAAGTAGAACGAGAGGGTATCCTTTATTCTGAAAATTATAATAATCAAGGAGCTGGCCGCTCTTACGGCATTGAGAATCAACTTAAATGGAATGATGATACCTGGGATCTTTGGTTGAGCTATACCTGGAGTGAAAGCTTCAGATGGAATCCCCTCGTCGCTTCTTACAAACATGCCTATGACCAAACTCATAATTTAAATCTCGTAACCTCAAAGAAATTAGGAAATAATTGGAAAATCTCTAACCGTTTCCGCTATGTCACTGGAAACCCTTTAACCCCTGTTGTTTCAGGAACTTTTGATACGGATAATGACGTCTACATCCCTACTCGTGGAAGTTTATATTCTGAACGCTATAAAGATTTTTACCAATTAGATTTGCGAGTTGATAAAAAATGGATCTTGAACGAAGAAATTTGGACTCTTTATTTAGACATTCAAAATATTTTAAATACAAAGAACCCTGAATCTATTGAGTATTCTTATAATTACTCACAAAAAGAATTTATCACGGGACTCCCCCTGCTCCCCGCTTTTGGAATCAAAGGAGAATTTTAA
- a CDS encoding aconitate hydratase: MSSKIETTPELVKSVYQNINDRLKVVRKRLNRPLTLAEKILYGHLDDPQNQELVRGSSFLLLRPDRVAMQDATAQMAILQFMLAGKEEAAVPTTVHCDHLIQAHVGKEKDMNSAMSANEEVYNFLASSSSRYNIGFWKPGAGIIHQVLLENYAFPGGLMIGTDSHTPNAGGLGMCAVGVGGSDASDVMAGLAWEVKNPQLIGIHLKGKMKGWTSAKDVILKLCGMLTVKGGTDKIVEYFGEGATSISCTGKATIANMGAELGATCSVFPYDEKMSAYLKMTNRTELALVADQNKNILMADSEVVADPKKYFDEVYEIDLSTLEPHLVGPHTPDLARPISALAKEAKEKGWPTKISSALIGSCTNSSYEDIGRSAFVAQQAMGVGIKMNQPFLVTPGSTQIQNTIERDGQMKTFNDVGATVLANACGPCIGQWKRDDVKSGEKNTIVTSFNRNFRGRNDANAETLAFIASPEVVMALGLAGRIDFNPLTDELVGPKGKVKLIAPEAPELPSKGFVADTHGYQKPLGKSADVKVAPSSDRLQLLKPFTKWNGQDYSQQLILAKAKGKCTTDHISPGGPWLKYRGHLDNISNNMLLGADNAFTGEIGKGKNQLTNETGIEFAKIARNYQKQGRGWIIVGDENYGEGSSREHAAMSPRFLGCTAVIAKSFARIHETNLKKQGVLALHFMNTADYDKLREDDSLDLVELNSMSPGKPVKLVIQHKDGKQESIDLKHTYNDEQIKWFKAGSALNLISSRHTLS; encoded by the coding sequence ATGTCTTCAAAAATTGAAACAACTCCCGAATTAGTGAAAAGCGTTTATCAAAATATAAATGACAGATTGAAAGTGGTTCGTAAAAGGCTAAATCGACCTCTCACTTTGGCTGAAAAAATTCTCTATGGCCATTTAGATGACCCACAAAATCAAGAGTTGGTTCGAGGGTCTAGTTTCTTGTTGCTCAGACCAGACAGAGTGGCGATGCAAGATGCCACTGCGCAAATGGCGATCTTGCAATTCATGCTTGCGGGCAAAGAAGAAGCGGCGGTTCCAACGACGGTTCATTGTGATCATTTAATTCAGGCCCATGTAGGAAAAGAAAAAGACATGAACTCAGCCATGAGTGCCAATGAAGAGGTTTATAACTTTCTAGCGTCCTCTTCATCACGATACAATATTGGATTTTGGAAACCAGGCGCTGGGATCATTCATCAAGTTCTTCTAGAAAACTACGCTTTCCCTGGTGGTTTGATGATTGGAACCGATTCTCATACACCCAATGCGGGTGGTTTGGGAATGTGTGCCGTGGGAGTTGGGGGCTCTGATGCTTCGGATGTGATGGCAGGTCTTGCTTGGGAAGTAAAAAACCCTCAATTAATTGGGATTCATCTTAAGGGGAAAATGAAGGGCTGGACCTCGGCAAAAGATGTGATTTTAAAACTTTGTGGGATGTTAACAGTGAAAGGTGGAACCGATAAAATAGTTGAGTATTTTGGTGAAGGAGCCACTTCTATTTCCTGCACTGGAAAAGCAACGATTGCTAATATGGGAGCCGAGTTGGGAGCCACGTGTTCGGTATTTCCTTACGATGAAAAAATGTCTGCTTATCTCAAGATGACGAACAGAACTGAATTGGCATTAGTGGCTGATCAAAATAAAAATATTTTAATGGCTGATAGTGAAGTGGTTGCTGATCCGAAAAAATATTTTGATGAAGTCTATGAAATCGATTTATCAACTTTGGAACCCCACTTGGTGGGTCCTCACACGCCTGATTTAGCTCGGCCTATTTCGGCCTTGGCCAAGGAAGCGAAGGAGAAGGGATGGCCTACAAAAATTTCTTCAGCTTTGATTGGCTCCTGTACCAACTCTTCCTATGAGGATATTGGCAGGTCGGCTTTTGTGGCCCAGCAAGCGATGGGAGTGGGGATCAAGATGAATCAGCCCTTCCTAGTAACTCCTGGGTCGACACAAATTCAAAACACCATCGAGCGTGATGGACAAATGAAAACTTTTAATGATGTGGGTGCTACGGTTTTAGCAAATGCCTGTGGACCTTGTATCGGGCAATGGAAACGGGATGATGTGAAGTCGGGAGAGAAAAACACTATTGTGACTTCCTTCAATCGAAACTTCAGAGGGAGAAACGATGCTAATGCCGAGACCTTAGCTTTTATTGCCTCTCCAGAGGTGGTAATGGCCTTGGGATTAGCCGGTAGAATTGATTTTAATCCCTTAACAGACGAGTTGGTTGGCCCCAAAGGTAAAGTCAAACTCATCGCTCCAGAAGCTCCGGAGCTTCCCTCTAAAGGTTTTGTAGCGGACACGCATGGGTACCAGAAACCTCTTGGTAAAAGTGCCGATGTGAAAGTGGCACCCAGTTCTGACAGGCTGCAATTACTAAAACCTTTTACCAAATGGAATGGTCAGGATTATTCTCAGCAGCTTATTTTAGCTAAAGCCAAGGGCAAATGCACCACGGATCATATTTCTCCCGGAGGGCCTTGGTTAAAATACCGTGGGCATCTGGATAATATTTCAAACAATATGCTCTTAGGAGCGGATAATGCTTTCACTGGAGAGATAGGTAAGGGGAAAAATCAATTAACTAACGAGACAGGAATTGAGTTTGCTAAAATTGCTAGAAATTATCAAAAGCAAGGAAGAGGATGGATTATTGTTGGCGATGAAAATTATGGAGAAGGCTCCTCTCGAGAACATGCGGCCATGTCGCCTCGGTTTCTAGGTTGTACTGCCGTTATTGCCAAATCCTTTGCTCGAATTCATGAGACTAATTTGAAGAAACAAGGAGTGCTAGCTCTTCATTTTATGAATACTGCAGACTATGACAAGCTTCGCGAGGACGATTCCTTGGATCTTGTTGAATTGAATTCGATGTCTCCAGGAAAACCTGTTAAACTAGTCATTCAGCATAAGGATGGGAAGCAAGAGTCCATTGATCTCAAACACACTTATAACGATGAACAAATTAAATGGTTTAAAGCTGGAAGCGCCTTGAATTTAATCAGCAGCCGCCACACACTCTCTTAA